A region of Colletotrichum higginsianum IMI 349063 chromosome 10, whole genome shotgun sequence DNA encodes the following proteins:
- a CDS encoding Acetyl-CoA acetyltransferase, translating to MGALERLTQLGGQFTAGGKDKILQKNADDVVVTAALRTPFTKGGKGGFKDTQAADLMAGALKALLERSKIDPALVEDIAVGTVLAPGGGATEMRAAALVAGFPQTTAVRTLNRQCSSGLQASVDIINQIKTGMIDIGIGAGVESMSTQYGPGAVSEFSETLENFPEAANCKVPMGVLSENMARDLGIPRTKQDAFAASSYAKAAKAQQEGLFDQEIAPLKVKFEDPKSGETREITVDKDDGIRAGVTAESLGKIKPAFAKDGGIHAGNASQVSDGAAAVLFMKRSTAERLGQPILGKFVSAAIIGLPPLLMGQGPAKAIPVANAKAGIATEDVDIYEINEAFASQCLWSAEQLGIPFEKVNPKGGAIAFGHPLGCTGARQISTLLYELKRTGKKIGNTSMCIGTGMGMSAVWVAE from the exons ATGGGTG CCCTCGAGAGATTGACTCAACTTGGCGGCCAGTTTACCGCTGGCGGCAAGGACAAGATCCTCCAGAAGAATGCCGACGAT gtcgtcgtcacTGCGGCCCTCCGCACGCCCTTCACCAAGGGTGGCAAGGGCGGCTTCAAGGACACCCAGGCCGCCGACCTGATGGCCGGTGCCCTCAAGGCCCTCCTCGAACGCTCCAAGATCGACCCCGCCCTCGTTGAGGacatcgccgtcggcactGTCCTGGCTCCCGGAGGTGGCGCCACCGAGAtgcgcgccgccgctctcgtCGCTGGCTTCCCCCAGACTACTGCCGTCCGCACCCTCAACCGCCAGTGCTCCTCGGGTCTTCAGGCCTccgtcgacatcatcaaccaGATCAAGACGGGCATGATTGACATTGGCATCGGCGCTGGCGTCGAGAGCATGTCCACCCAATACGG TCCCGGCGCCGTCTCCGAATTCTCCGAAACCCTCGAAAACTTCCCCGAGGCTGCCAACTGCAAGGTCCCCATGGGCGTCCTCTCTGAGAACATGGCCCGCGACCTCGGCATCCCCCGCACCAAGCAggacgccttcgccgcctcaTCGTACGCAAAGGCTGCCAAGGCCCAGCAGGAGGGTCTCTTCGATCAGGAGATCGCCCCTCTCAAGGTCAAGTTCGAGGACCCCAAGTCGGGCGAGACCCGCGAGATCACCGTTGACAAGGATGATGGCatccgcgccggcgtcacGGCCGAGTCGCTCGGCAAGATCAAGCCGGCCTTTGCCAAGGACGGAGGCATCCACGCCGGCAACGCTTCTCAGGTCTctgacggcgccgccgccgtgctcttCATGAAGCGCTCCACCGCCGAGCGCCTCGGCCAGCCCATCCTGGGCAAGTTCGTgtccgccgccatcatcggcctgCCGCCCCTGCTCATGGGCCAGGGCCCGGCCAAGGCCATCCCCGTCGCCAACGCTAAGGCCGGCATCGCCACCGAGGATGTCGATATCTACGAGATCAACGAGGCCTTTGCCTCGCAGTGCCTGTGGAGCGCCGAGCAGCTTGGCATCCCCTTCGAGAAGGTCAACCCCaagggcggcgccatcgccttcGGCCACCCTCTGGGCTGCACCGGCGCGAGACAGATCTCGACGCTGCTGTACGAGCTCAAGCGGACGGGCAAGAAGATTGGCAACACGTCCATGTGCATCGGCACCGGTATGGGCATGAGCGCCGTGTGGGTTGCCGAGTAA
- a CDS encoding UbiD family decarboxylase: MVLTVLTDDQIRAILADLTTDEFEGFRRIISTALHEYSTNTHNIEDGTYHQPERMSTENLKTGSTTLYMPSVGPQGMGCKGKPHAATQDASKPTIQPTGAVTLLSPEGQPVGFLHAKTLTAFRTALTSTCLLARRGQVKTVTVFGVGLQAYWHVRLALLIRGSTIKHVNVINRRFSDQARGFLRQFYEVPAHIKEREGWGEATFSILTPGYGEFKRLQREQIRDADVVYCCTPSTEDLFEAEVLTNHEGRRKGRLVAAIGSYTPSMRELPEGLLLQATKHEKPHWHFHKHAPEGGVIVVDTLDGALKEAGEVIAAGLQPTQLVELGELIMLRRMHEEEEAVETETGGETASIAPSELDKLDFSGTPSIKSAFTGSDGASVSDSRSSISKDSTTGSHSSKGPSMLRRSSSQRSSDKHKKEDALVKWLRDGTVIYKSVGLGLMDLAVGMHMVQLAREKGIGTQVEGF, translated from the exons ATGGTCTTGACGGTTCTCACCGACGACCAGATCAGGGCGATCCTGGCCGACCTGACAACCGACGAGTTTGAAGGCTTCAGAAGGATCATCTCAACAGCGCTCCACGAATACTCGACCAACACCCACAACATCGAGGATGGTACATATCACCAACCGGAGCGTATGTCGACCGAGAATCTCAAAAcgggctcgacgaccttgTACATGCCCTCGGTCGGGCCGCAGGGCATGGGATGCAAAGGCAAGCCTCACGC AGCGACCCAAGACGCCTCAAAGCCAACCATCCAGCCCACAGGTGCCGtgaccctcctctcccccgaGGGACAGCCTGTCGGCTTCCTCCACGCAAAGACTCTGACAGCCTTCCGCACCGCCCTCACCTCGACCTGTCTCCTTGCACGTCGAGGGCAGGTCAAGACCGTCACCGTCTTTGGCGTCGGTCTCCAGGCCTATTGGCATGTCCGCCTGGCCCTGCTCATCCGCGGTTCAACCATCAAGCACGTCAACGTGATCAACCGCCGCTTCTCCGACCAGGCGCGCGGCTTCCTCCGACAGTTCTATGAGGTGCCCGCGCACATCAAGGAGCGCGAAGGCTGGGGCGAGGCCACGTTCAGCATCCTCACTCCCGGGTACGGAGAGTTCAAGCGGCTGCAGAGGGAGCAGATCCGCGACGCCGATGTGGTGTACTGCtgcacgccgtcgacggagGACCTGTTCGAGGCCGAGGTACTGACGAACCACGAGGGCCGAAGGAAAGGGAGGCTTGTTGCGGCTATTGGGAGTTATACGCCGAGCATGAGGGAGTTACCCGAGGGGTTGCTGCTCCAGGCGACGAAGCATGAGAAGCCTCACTGGCATTTCCACAAGCATGCCCCCGAGGGCGGTGTGATTGTGGTGGATACATTGGACGGGGCGCTCAAGGAGGCCGGGGAGGTTATTGCGGCTGGCTTGCAGCCGACGCAGCTCGTTGA ACTCGGCGAGCTCATTATGCTGCGCCGCATGcacgaggaagaggaggctgtcgagaccgagaccggcggcgagacggcGAGCATCGCGCCGTCGgagctcgacaagctcgactTCTCGGGTACGCCTTCCATCAAGTCGGCCTTCACGGGGTCCGACGGGGCGTCCGTGTCGGATTCGCGATCGTCCATCAGCAAGGACTCGACCACCGGTAGCCACAGCAGCAAGGGGCCGAGCATGCTGCGCCGGAGCTCGAGCCAGAGGTCTTCCGATAAGCacaagaaggaggatgcCCTGGTCAAGTGGCTCCGGGACGGGACGGTGATTTACAAGAGCGTCGGTTTGGGGTTAATGGATTTGGCAGTCGGTATGCACATGGTCCAACTCGCGCGGGAGAAGGGAATCGGGACGCAGGTTGAAGGATTCTGA
- a CDS encoding Golgi apparatus membrane protein TVP18, translated as MTLKEEFATRNFSIYGQWLGVLSMILCLALGISNIFTIHPLLIIFCALALASALVILFIEIPLLLRICPTSSTFDGFIRKISTNYMRAGAYAGMAVIQFLSTIIVTSSLIAAGVFLSLAAICYLLAGIKGQAFVGSKTLGGQGVAQMIV; from the exons ATGACGCTCAAGGAGGAGTTCGCGACTAGAAACTTCA GCATTTACGGCCAATG GCTGGGCGTTCTGTCCATGATCCTGTGCTTAGCACTGggcatctccaacatctTCACCATTCATCCCCTTCTCATCATCTTCTGCGCCCTCGCCCT TGCCTCCGCGCTGGTGATTCTCTTCATTGAGATCCCCCTACTGCTCCGAATCTGCCCTACCTCGTCCACCTTCGATGGCTTCATCCGCAAGATCTCCACCAACTACATGCGCGCTGGCGCCTACGCCGGCATGGCCGTCATCCAATTCCTTAGCACTATCATCGTCACCAGCAGCTtgatcgccgccggcgtcttcctctctctgGCCGCCATCTGctacctcctcgccggcatcaaGGGTCAGGCCTTCGTCGGCAGCAAGACCCTGGGCGGCCAGGGTGTCGCTCAGATGATTGTCTAG